One window of the Salvia splendens isolate huo1 chromosome 1, SspV2, whole genome shotgun sequence genome contains the following:
- the LOC121748054 gene encoding probable 3-deoxy-D-manno-octulosonic acid transferase, mitochondrial, protein MAISSGEIVYKIYRALTFGFSPLISLHLRWRRIRGREHPIRWPERLGRPSTPRPAGHLIWFHAVSLGEGLAAIPVIKCCLERRPDVTVLMTTTTVSAFEVIKERLPSNVIYQFAPLDIPYSVDVFLQYWRPNAVMLMESELWPNLIMGAARYGIALALLNGRISTKSFQNWSNPVILPLIKLMLSKFSLILPLSTIQGIQFQLLQAPPYVINYTGDLKFAISDYGNSVGVKKSLEELQAQLSCRKVWMASSIHNGEDEVFIRAHKLLKQKHPDLVTIIVPRKPHLGQDITLRSQEEGISVALRSRGDNLTNETGIYMVDTLGELRDFYSLTPIAVVGASFLPGSAGHNISEAAGAGCAVLTGHHVGHFSHMVAEMQHVNPLSVLQVSHDKVVDAVSELFVNADILEAHRLAARQAYLALSRGIVEKLWDALHFHIFMKSVSTDYAHGERG, encoded by the exons ATGGCGATATCAAGCGGTGAAATAGTGTATAAAATTTACCGAGCCCTAACCTTTGGCTTTTCGCCGTTAATCAGCCTCCATCTACGGTGGCGCAGAATCCGGGGCCGAGAACACCCCATTCGCTGGCCGGAACGCCTCGGCCGTCCCTCCACGCCCCGCCCCGCCGGTCACCTCATCTGGTTCCACGCCGTCTCCTTGG GTGAAGGACTGGCCGCCATTCCTGTGATAAAGTGCTGTTTGGAGAGGAGGCCCGATGTGACGGTGCTCATGACCACGACCACGGTCTCGGCATT TGAAGTGATAAAGGAGAGACTTCCAAGTAATGTCATATATCAG TTTGCTCCTCTTGATATACCATATAGTGTGGATGTTTTTCTTCAATATTGGAGGCCAAATGCAGTTATGCTGATGGAAAGTGAATTGTGGCCGAATCTCATCATGGGCGCTGCAAGATATGGC ATTGCATTGGCGTTGCTAAATGGAAGAATCTCCACAAAATCATTCCAAAATTGGTCTAATCCAGTAATTTTACCACTGATCAAGTTGATGCTTTCAAAGTTTTCATTGATTCTCCCATTG AGCACAATCCAAGGGATTCAGTTTCAGCTATTGCAAGCTCCACCATATGTCATAAACTATACTGGAGACCTCAAATTTG CTATATCAGATTATGGAAATTCTGTTGGAGTAAAGAAAAGCCTCGAAGAGCTCCAGGCACAGCTTTCCTGTAGGAAAGTATGGATGGCGTCTTCAATTCATAATGGTGAAGATGAAG TATTTATCAGAGCTCACAAGTTACTAAAACAAAAGCATCCAGATCTAGTAACTATTATCGTCCCCCGTAAGCCTCACCTTGGACAAGATATCACGTTG AGATCACAGGAGGAAGGAATTTCTGTGGCATTGCGGTCTCGTGGTGATAATCTAACCAATGAAACGGGTATATATATGGTTGACACATTAG GTGAACTTAGAGACTTCTACAGCTTAACGCCAATAGCAGTAGTAGGAGCTTCATTCCTTCCTGGATCAGCAGGTCACAATATATCAGAAGCTGCTGGAGCTGGCTGTGCTGTTTTAACAG GCCATCATGTTGGCCACTTTTCGCACATGGTAGCTGAAATGCAACATGTGAATCCCCTTTCAGTTCTGCAG GTTTCACATGATAAGGTAGTAGATGCTGTTAGTGAGCTCTTTGTCAATGCCGATATTCTTGAAGCTCACCGTCTGGCTGCCAGACAAGCTTATCTTGCTCTATCGCGTGGAATTGTTGAAAAATTATGGGATGCGTTgcattttcacatttttatgAAATCTGTAAGCACCGATTATGCACATGGTGAGAGAGGCTAA
- the LOC121798815 gene encoding pyruvate kinase 1, cytosolic-like: MHHSNHLLLEEPIRMASILEPSKASFFPAMAKIVGTLGSRSRSVDLISDCLKAGMTVARFDFSLGDAEYHQGTLENLKTAIKSTKKLCAVMLDTVGPELQVVNKAEKAITLEADENVTLTPDEGQGASNGILPINFAGLAKAVKKGDTIFIGQYLFTGSETTSVWLEVNKVKGNDVVCVVKNAATLAGSLFTLHASQIRIELPTLSDKDKQLISTWGVQNKIDFLSLSYTRHAEDVREARNFLSKHADLSQTQIFAKIENVEGLTHFDEILEEADGIILSRGNLGVDLPPEKVFLFQKSAVYKCNMAGKPAVVTRVVDSMTDNLRPTRAEATDVANAVLDGCDAILLGAETLRGLYPVETISTVGKICAEAEKVFNQDQYFKRTVKYVGEPMSHLESIASSAVRAALKVKASVIICFTSSGKAARLIAKYRPTMPVLSVVIPRLKTNQLKWNFSGAFEARQSLIVRGLFPLLADPRHPAESTTATNESVLKVALDHGKASGVIKPHDRVVVCQKVGDASVVKIIELED; the protein is encoded by the exons ATGCATCATTCGAATCACCTGCTGCTCGAGGAGCCAATCCGCATGGCCTCCATTCTGGAGCCATCCAAAGCG AGTTTCTTCCCTGCAATGGCGAAGATCGTCGGGACGTTGGGATCGCGCTCTCGATCCGTTGATCTTATTTCTGATTGTCTTAAAGCCGGAATGACTG TGGCGAGATTTGATTTTTCGTTGGGTGATGCTGAGTATCATCAGGGAACTCTGGAAAATTTGAAGACTGCGATTAAGAGCACTAAGAAACTCTGTGCT GTTATGCTAGACACAGTGGGACCTGAGTTACAAGTGGTTAATAAAGCTGAAAAGGCTATAACACTTGAGGCTGATGAAAATGTTACTCTAACACCCGATGAAGGTCAAGGAGCTTCGAATGGAATTTTGCCTATCAACTTTGCTGGACTCGCCAAG GCTGTGAAGAAGGGCGACACCATTTTTATTGGCCAATACCTATTTACAGGAAGTGAAACCACTTCGGTGTGGCTTGAG gtaaataaagtaaaaggcaATGATGTGGTTTGCGTAGTCAAGAACGCTGCAACATTGGCTGGATCGTTATTTACATTGCACGCTTCTCAAATCCGTATCGAACTCCCTACTCTGTCTGATAAGGACAAACAG CTTATCAGCACTTGGGGTGTTCAAAACAAAATTGATTTTCTATCATTATCTTACACCCGCCATGCAGAGGATGTTCGTGAG GCACGTAATTTTCTATCCAAGCATGCTGATTTAAGTCAGACACAAATTTTTGCTAAGATTGAGAATGTAGAG GGTTTAACCCATTTTGATGAGATTTTAGAGGAAGCTGATGGCATCATTCTTTCGCGTGGAAATCTTGGGGTAGATCTTCCACCTGAGAAG GTGTTCTTGTTTCAGAAATCTGCTGTTTACAAGTGTAACATGGCTGGAAAGCCGGCAGTTGTAACTCGTGTAGTTGATAGTATGACCGACAATCTTAGGCCTACCCGTGCTGAGGCAACTGATGTTGCAAATGCTGTTTTGGATG GATGTGATGCAATTCTTCTTGGAGCTGAGACCTTACGTGGACTATACCCGGTTGAAACAATTTCTACGGTGGGAAAAATTTGTGCTGAG GCTGAGAAGGTTTTCAACCAAGACCAATACTTCAAGAGGACTGTAAAATATGTTGGAGAGCCCATGAGTCACTTGGAATCTATTGCATCTTCAGCG GTTCGAGCTGCCCTTAAAGTGAAGGCATCTGTTATTATATGTTTTACCTCATCTGGAAAGGCTGCTAG GCTGATAGCAAAGTATAGGCCAACGATGCCTGTTTTATCAGTTGTCATTCCCAGGCTCAAGACGAATCAGTTAAAGTGGAATTTTAGTGGTGCATTTGAG GCAAGGCAATCACTTATAGTAAGAGGGCTCTTCCCCCTGCTTGCCGATCCTCGCCATCCT GCGGAGTCTACAACCGCAACTAATGAATCAGTTCTCAAGGTAGCTCTTGATCATGGAAAAGCCTCAGGAGTGATCAAGCCACACGATCGAGTTGTGGTCTGCCAGAAGGTTGGAGATGCATCCGTGGTAAAGATAATTGAACTTGAAGATTAA
- the LOC121748044 gene encoding leucine-rich repeat receptor-like protein kinase PXC1 yields the protein MDLISSSSSFLLILTSLLVAAAAAAAAAVNDTAVLSLFRSQTDLHGTLLSNWTTSSGPACSANWLGINCTNNRVTAVSLPSLSLRGPIDTLSSLDQLRLLDLRSNRLNGTLAALSQCANLKLIYLSGNDFSGEIPPELSFLHRLRRLDLSNNNLRGPIPSQFANLSRLLTLHLQNNDLSGTIPKFLDSFPLLKEVNLSNNELYGAVPKSVISRYGEASFSGNEGLCGSSPFPKCSYTGGDHQSSTNQTVPSNPSSLPSSTTATIEEPTTSKHHKKLSNGAIVAIVVANSVLVLVMASFAVAYWCGGKHSREITSSSEGGKRSSYSSEKRVYANNNNGGGDSDGTNATDKSKLVFFDRKKQFELEDLLRASAEMLGKGSLGTVYKAVLDDGGTVAVKRLKDANPCGRKEFEQYMDVIGKLRHPNVVRFRAYYYAREEKLLVYDYMPNGCLHSLLHGNRGAGRVPLDWTTRLGLMLGAARGLERIHQEYAASRIPHGNVRSCNVLLDKNGNACISDFGLSLLLNPAHAIARLEGYKAPEQNEEKRLSQKADVYSFGVVVLEVLTGREGADLPKWVQSVVRDEWTAEVFDQELLRYKNIEEEMVSMLHVAMACVVELPEKRPTMAQVVKMIEDIRVEVSPLGEDYDDSRNSLSPSLPTTEDAF from the exons ATGGACCtcatctcctcctcctcctcctttctCCTCATTCTGACCTCACTCTTGGTcgctgccgctgccgccgccgccgccgccgtgaACGACACGGCCGTCCTCTCTCTATTCCGCTCCCAGACCGACCTTCACGGCACACTCCTCTCGAACTGGACCACCTCCTCCGGCCCCGCATGCTCCGCCAACTGGCTCGGCATCAACTGCACCAACAACCGCGTCACCGCCGTCTCCCTGCCGTCCCTCAGCCTCCGCGGCCCCATCGACACCCTTTCCTCCCTCGACCAGCTCCGCCTCCTCGACCTCCGCTCCAACCGCCTCAACGGCACCCTCGCAGCCCTCTCCCAATGCGCCAACCTCAAGCTCATTTATCTCTCTGGAAACGACTTCTCCGGCGAGATCCCGCCGGAACTCTCcttcctccaccgcctccgccgcctcgaCCTCTCCAATAACAACCTCCGCGGCCCCATCCCCTCGCAATTCGCCAACCTCTCGCGCCTCCTCACTCTCCACCTCCAGAACAACGACCTCTCCGGCACAATCCCTAAATTCCTCGATTCATTTCCTCTTCTCAAAGAAGTCAATTTATCAAACAACGAGCTCTACGGCGCCGTGCCGAAATCCGTAATTTCCCGATACGGCGAGGCAAGCTTCTCCGGCAACGAAGGTCTCTGCGGGAGCAGCCCTTTCCCCAAATGCTCATACACAGGCGGCGATCATCAATCATCAACCAATCAAACCGTTCCGTCAAACCCTAGCTCTCTTCCATCCTCAACAACCGCCACAATCGAAGAGCCAACAACAAGCAAGCATCACAAAAAGCTTAGCAACGGCGCAATCGTAGCAATAGTGGTGGCAAACTCTGTTTTGGTATTGGTAATGGCATCGTTCGCGGTGGCCTATTGGTGCGGCGGCAAGCATTCGAGGGAGATTACAAGCTCGAGCGAGGGCGGGAAGAGGAGCAGCTATTCCAGCGAAAAGAGAGTTTACGCTAACAACAACAACGGCGGTGGAGACAGCGACGGCACTAACGCTACCGATAAGAGCAAGCTGGTGTTCTTCGATAGGAAGAAGCAATTCGAGCTCGAGGACTTGCTCCGAGCATCCGCGGAGATGCTCGGAAAAGGAAGCCTTGGCACAGTGTATAAGGCGGTTCTAGACGATGGAGGCACGGTGGCTGTAAAAAGGCTTAAAGATGCAAACCCCTGCGGTAGGAAGGAATTCGAGCAGTATATGGATGTGATCGGGAAGCTCCGGCATCCTAATGTTGTCAGATTCAGAGCTTACTATTACGCCAGAGAAGAGAAACTGCTCGTTTATGATTACATGCCTAATGGCTGCCTCCATTCACTTTTACATG GGAACAGAGGAGCAGGGAGGGTGCCATTGGACTGGACGACGCGGCTGGGGCTGATGCTGGGCGCTGCGCGGGGGCTAGAGAGGATTCACCAAGAGTATGCAGCTTCCAGAATTCCTCACGGCAACGTGAGATCATGCAACGTGCTTCTGGACAAGAACGGAAACGCCTGCATTTCGGATTTCGGGCTGTCGTTGCTGCTGAACCCTGCTCACGCGATTGCGAGATTGGAAGGCTACAAGGCGCCGGAGCAGAATGAGGAGAAGAGGCTGTCTCAGAAAGCGGATGTGTACAGCTTCGGGGTTGTGGTGCTTGAGGTTCTGACGGGGAGGGAGGGCGCCGACCTGCCCAAGTGGGTGCAGTCGGTGGTGAGGGATGAGTGGACGGCGGAAGTGTTCGATCAGGAGCTGCTGAGGTACAAGAACATAGAGGAGGAGATGGTGTCGATGCTGCACGTGGCGATGGCGTGTGTGGTGGAGCTGCCGGAGAAGAGGCCGACGATGGCGCAGGTTGTGAAGATGATTGAGGATATAAGAGTGGAGGTTTCGCCCCTGGGGGAGGACTACGATGACTCACGGAACTCACTCTCGCCCTCCCTTCCCACAACTGAAGATGCATTCTAA